Proteins from a single region of Amycolatopsis sp. CA-230715:
- a CDS encoding FAD-binding and (Fe-S)-binding domain-containing protein, producing the protein MGLVHERLRRRLSDRVAGEVSFDAGSLALYTTDASNYRHVPAGVVRPRTLDDVHATVATCRELGVPLTARGGGTSVAGNSCGPGLILDFSRHLGGVRELDPAARRARVEPGTVLDDLQALAAPHGLRFGPDPSTHSRCTIGGMIGNNACGSHSVAWGRTADTVSGMDVLLPDGTALAVGATTPSEVDRRTALGGTEGRVFTELRSLVRDNLALLRTELSTWPRRVSGYGLEHLLPENGFDVAKALVGSEGTCVTVLGATLDLAELPRHKVLAVLGFPSDVAAADAVPAILPWSPLTVEGVDAELVALLARGGGDLPPGGAWLFVELAGETLADAEQRAKELAKDLSGQLTGHLVLTDPAAQRRLWRIREEGAGLATRLAGGAEAWPGWEDAAVPPERLGAYLRDFKDLMREHGRRSVVYGHYGEGCLHMRLDFDLLSGKGKAGFRVFLEQAADLVAAHGGSLSGEHGDGQARSELLSRMYSREVLDLFARFKGIFDPDGMMNPGILVDPRPIDADLRLRRAPASMESVTFLGYPEDHGSFGEAMRRCVGVGKCRNTSGGGVMCPSYRATREEKHSTRGRAHLLAEMINGEVITDGWRSEEVREALDLCLSCKGCLSDCPVDVDMATYKAEFYHQHYRGRLRPASHYSMGWLPLWLRLAALAPRAANRVTASRVSALLKRLGGIAPERELPLFAPRPFTKARADLRGARPGTGKPVVLWPDSFNNYFTPDVLDAAAEVLTAAGYHVVLPHKGVCCGLTWMSTGQLGTARKVLTRSLAVLKPYLDAGYDVVGLEPSCTALFRGDLPALLPGDPTAELLASRTKTFAEVIAGAPLPLGSLDVDAITQVHCHQHAVLGFDADEQVLAMAGVRNSTLDSGCCGLAGNFGFERGHYAVSVACAEDRMLPAIRAADAATLVVSDGFSCRTQIAGESERTAVHLAEVLRRAHRLHQDGDLA; encoded by the coding sequence ATGGGGCTCGTGCACGAACGACTTCGGCGGCGGCTGAGCGACCGGGTGGCGGGCGAGGTTTCCTTCGACGCGGGGAGCCTGGCGCTCTACACCACGGACGCCTCCAACTACCGGCACGTCCCGGCGGGCGTCGTGCGGCCGAGAACCCTCGACGACGTGCACGCGACCGTCGCCACCTGCCGCGAGCTGGGCGTGCCGCTGACCGCGCGCGGCGGCGGCACCAGCGTCGCGGGGAACTCGTGCGGGCCCGGCCTGATCCTCGACTTCTCACGCCACCTCGGCGGGGTCCGCGAACTCGATCCGGCCGCGCGCCGGGCACGCGTCGAACCGGGCACGGTCCTCGACGACCTCCAGGCACTCGCCGCCCCGCACGGCCTGCGGTTCGGGCCGGACCCGTCGACGCACAGCCGCTGCACGATCGGCGGCATGATCGGCAACAACGCGTGCGGCTCGCATTCGGTCGCCTGGGGTCGCACCGCGGACACCGTGTCCGGAATGGACGTGCTGCTGCCCGACGGGACCGCGCTCGCCGTCGGCGCCACCACACCGTCCGAAGTGGACCGGCGGACCGCGCTCGGCGGTACCGAGGGCCGCGTGTTCACCGAGCTGCGGTCGCTGGTGCGGGACAACCTCGCGCTGCTGCGCACCGAACTGTCGACCTGGCCCCGCCGCGTTTCCGGGTACGGCCTCGAACACCTGCTCCCGGAGAACGGGTTCGACGTCGCGAAGGCGCTCGTCGGCAGCGAGGGCACGTGCGTCACGGTGCTCGGCGCGACGCTCGACCTCGCCGAGCTGCCACGGCACAAAGTGCTTGCGGTACTGGGGTTTCCGTCCGATGTCGCGGCCGCCGACGCGGTGCCCGCGATCCTTCCGTGGTCCCCGCTGACCGTCGAGGGCGTCGACGCCGAGCTGGTCGCGCTGCTCGCCCGCGGCGGTGGCGACCTCCCGCCGGGCGGCGCGTGGCTGTTCGTGGAGTTGGCCGGTGAGACGCTCGCCGACGCCGAGCAGCGGGCGAAGGAGTTGGCGAAGGACCTGTCGGGCCAGCTCACCGGGCACCTCGTGCTGACCGATCCGGCCGCGCAGCGCAGGCTCTGGCGCATCCGTGAGGAAGGCGCCGGGCTCGCGACCAGGCTCGCCGGTGGCGCCGAGGCGTGGCCTGGCTGGGAGGACGCGGCGGTGCCACCGGAACGGCTCGGCGCGTACCTGCGTGATTTCAAGGACCTGATGCGCGAGCACGGCAGGCGCAGCGTCGTGTACGGCCATTACGGCGAGGGCTGCCTCCACATGCGACTGGACTTCGATCTGCTTTCCGGGAAAGGAAAAGCGGGCTTCCGCGTGTTCCTCGAACAGGCCGCGGATCTCGTCGCCGCGCACGGCGGTTCGCTTTCCGGTGAGCACGGCGACGGGCAGGCGCGGTCCGAGCTGCTGTCGCGGATGTACTCGCGCGAGGTGCTCGACCTGTTCGCGCGCTTCAAGGGGATCTTCGACCCGGACGGCATGATGAACCCCGGCATCCTCGTCGACCCGCGCCCGATCGACGCGGATCTCCGCCTGCGCCGGGCACCCGCGTCGATGGAGTCGGTGACCTTCCTCGGGTACCCGGAGGACCACGGCAGTTTCGGCGAAGCCATGCGCCGGTGCGTCGGCGTCGGCAAGTGCCGCAACACCAGTGGCGGCGGGGTCATGTGCCCGAGCTACCGGGCCACGCGCGAGGAGAAGCATTCGACGCGGGGGCGCGCGCACCTGCTCGCCGAGATGATCAACGGCGAGGTGATCACCGACGGCTGGCGCTCGGAGGAGGTGCGCGAAGCGCTCGACCTGTGCCTGTCGTGCAAGGGCTGCCTCTCGGACTGCCCGGTCGATGTCGACATGGCGACCTACAAGGCCGAGTTCTACCACCAGCACTACCGCGGCAGGCTCCGCCCGGCGTCGCACTATTCGATGGGCTGGCTGCCGCTGTGGCTGCGGTTGGCCGCGCTCGCGCCCCGCGCGGCCAACCGGGTCACCGCGAGCCGGGTTTCGGCGTTGCTCAAACGGCTCGGCGGGATCGCACCCGAACGCGAGCTGCCGTTGTTCGCCCCGCGCCCGTTCACGAAGGCGCGGGCCGATTTGCGCGGCGCGCGGCCGGGCACCGGGAAACCGGTCGTGCTGTGGCCGGACTCGTTCAACAACTACTTCACCCCCGACGTCCTCGACGCGGCGGCGGAGGTGCTGACCGCGGCCGGGTACCACGTGGTGTTGCCACACAAGGGCGTCTGCTGCGGGCTGACCTGGATGTCCACCGGTCAGCTCGGCACCGCGCGCAAGGTGCTCACCAGGAGCCTCGCCGTGCTGAAGCCGTATCTCGACGCGGGTTACGACGTGGTGGGGCTGGAACCGAGCTGCACCGCGCTGTTCCGCGGCGATCTTCCCGCGCTGCTGCCGGGCGATCCGACCGCGGAGCTGCTCGCGTCGCGGACGAAGACCTTCGCCGAGGTGATCGCCGGTGCACCGCTTCCACTCGGCTCGCTCGACGTGGACGCGATCACGCAGGTGCACTGCCACCAGCACGCCGTGCTCGGGTTCGACGCGGACGAACAGGTGCTGGCCATGGCCGGGGTCCGGAACTCCACTTTGGACTCCGGCTGCTGCGGGCTGGCCGGGAACTTCGGCTTCGAACGCGGGCACTACGCGGTGTCGGTCGCCTGCGCCGAGGACCGGATGCTGCCCGCGATCCGGGCCGCGGACGCGGCCACGCTGGTCGTTTCGGACGGGTTCAGCTGCCGGACGCAGATCGCGGGGGAGTCCGAGCGCACCGCCGTGCACCTCGCCGAAGTGCTGCGCCGCGCCCACCGCCTCCACCAGGACGGGGACCTCGCATGA
- a CDS encoding MDR family NADP-dependent oxidoreductase, which yields MPDSLPRTARQIQLAARPRGKLTGDEFRVAEVPLAPPEPGHVVVRNEYVGIVAVLRALMEPESDVPIPQFDLGRPLVSDVVGRVVATGAADIGVGDLVTFRGPWADYADTAEATVLDPAALPEPCYHLAARNGATALLGMRDVAAVTEGDVVLVSGAAGGVGSLAGQIARRLGAARVLGTAGSPAKCRWLVDELGFDDAVDYHDDDLVAALRAAAPEGVSVYFDLVGGAQFEAAVEIAADHARFALCGALATQAGAPWPRLDTGAAVVKDLTIRGFALHHRWDVFAEWPALFSRWLGEGMVHPHTVVDGGIEAAPRALMDLLDGRFTGNVSVRLT from the coding sequence ATGCCGGACAGCCTGCCGCGGACCGCCCGCCAGATCCAGCTCGCCGCCCGCCCGCGAGGAAAGCTCACCGGTGACGAATTCCGCGTCGCCGAGGTGCCGCTCGCGCCGCCCGAACCCGGCCACGTGGTGGTACGCAACGAATACGTGGGAATCGTGGCCGTGCTCCGCGCGCTCATGGAACCCGAAAGCGACGTGCCCATCCCGCAGTTCGACCTCGGCCGTCCGCTGGTTTCGGACGTGGTCGGCAGGGTCGTCGCAACCGGTGCCGCGGACATCGGCGTCGGGGATCTCGTCACCTTCCGCGGACCGTGGGCCGATTACGCCGACACGGCGGAGGCGACCGTGCTCGACCCCGCCGCGTTGCCCGAGCCCTGCTACCACCTCGCTGCCCGCAACGGGGCGACCGCGCTGCTGGGCATGCGGGACGTCGCCGCGGTGACCGAAGGCGACGTCGTGCTCGTGTCGGGAGCGGCAGGGGGCGTCGGCTCGCTGGCGGGGCAGATCGCCCGCAGGCTCGGGGCCGCACGGGTGCTCGGCACCGCGGGCTCCCCGGCGAAATGCCGTTGGCTGGTCGACGAACTCGGCTTCGACGACGCCGTCGACTACCACGACGACGATCTCGTCGCGGCGCTGCGCGCGGCCGCGCCGGAGGGCGTCAGCGTCTACTTCGACCTCGTCGGCGGAGCCCAGTTCGAAGCGGCGGTCGAGATCGCGGCCGACCACGCCCGCTTCGCCCTCTGCGGCGCGCTCGCCACCCAAGCGGGCGCGCCATGGCCACGACTGGACACCGGCGCCGCGGTGGTGAAGGACCTGACGATCCGCGGCTTCGCGCTGCACCACCGCTGGGACGTCTTCGCCGAATGGCCCGCGCTGTTTTCCCGCTGGCTGGGCGAAGGCATGGTCCACCCGCACACGGTGGTGGACGGCGGGATCGAGGCAGCGCCGCGGGCACTGATGGACCTGCTCGACGGCCGCTTCACCGGGAACGTGTCGGTCCGCCTGACCTGA
- a CDS encoding CaiB/BaiF CoA transferase family protein gives MTALPLDGVVVVALEQAVAAPFATRQLGDLGARVIKIERPGTGDFARAYDETVHGQSSHFVWLNRNKESIALDLKDEADRAVAAGLVAKADVFVQNLAPGASARLGLDAETVRAANPGLVVCTISGYGSSGPYREKKAYDLLVQCEAGVVSLTGTPEAPAKAGIPVADIAAGMYAYSGILAALYERERTGAGASLEVSMLDSLAEWAGFPYYFANYGGTQPQRNGAKHAAIAPYGPYTVDDGVVFIGVQNHREWLALCEKVLGTPELAVDERFAGNTARVANDAELTAIIEGALAKVPAAEVESRLDAAGIANARMRTMAEFADHPQLSARNRWRRVGTPAGEVSALIPPGVPPGREPRMDPVPALGEHSDAIRAEFGFA, from the coding sequence ATGACCGCACTCCCGCTCGACGGCGTCGTCGTGGTGGCGCTCGAACAGGCCGTCGCCGCGCCGTTCGCGACCAGGCAGCTCGGCGACCTCGGCGCGCGCGTGATCAAGATCGAGCGACCAGGCACCGGTGACTTCGCGCGCGCCTACGACGAAACCGTGCACGGGCAGTCGAGCCATTTCGTCTGGCTCAACCGCAACAAGGAGAGCATCGCGCTCGACCTCAAGGACGAGGCGGACCGCGCGGTCGCGGCCGGGCTCGTCGCGAAGGCGGACGTGTTCGTGCAGAACCTCGCCCCCGGCGCGTCCGCGCGGCTCGGCCTCGACGCGGAGACCGTCCGCGCCGCGAACCCCGGCCTGGTCGTGTGCACGATCAGCGGGTACGGGTCGAGCGGGCCGTACCGGGAGAAGAAGGCGTACGACCTGCTCGTGCAGTGCGAGGCGGGGGTCGTGTCGCTGACCGGGACCCCGGAGGCGCCCGCGAAGGCGGGTATCCCGGTGGCCGACATCGCCGCCGGGATGTACGCCTACAGCGGCATACTGGCCGCGCTGTACGAGCGGGAGCGCACCGGCGCCGGTGCCTCGCTCGAAGTGTCCATGTTGGACTCCCTCGCCGAATGGGCCGGTTTTCCCTACTACTTCGCCAACTACGGCGGAACCCAGCCGCAGCGCAACGGAGCGAAGCACGCGGCGATCGCGCCGTACGGACCGTACACAGTGGACGACGGCGTGGTGTTCATCGGTGTGCAGAACCACCGCGAATGGCTCGCGCTGTGCGAAAAGGTCCTCGGCACCCCGGAGCTGGCCGTGGACGAGCGGTTCGCCGGGAACACCGCGCGCGTCGCCAACGACGCCGAACTGACGGCCATCATCGAAGGCGCGCTCGCGAAGGTTCCCGCCGCCGAGGTGGAGTCGCGTTTGGACGCCGCGGGGATCGCGAACGCCCGCATGCGCACCATGGCGGAGTTCGCCGACCACCCCCAGCTCTCCGCGAGGAACCGCTGGCGCCGGGTCGGCACTCCCGCCGGTGAGGTGAGCGCGCTGATACCGCCCGGCGTGCCTCCCGGCCGCGAACCGCGGATGGACCCCGTCCCGGCGCTGGGGGAGCATTCCGACGCCATTCGCGCCGAATTCGGGTTCGCATGA
- a CDS encoding class I SAM-dependent methyltransferase: MSALPPDYDSEPCRWQGWRSSRDVHDLIAPELHGPVLDIGCGEGRLASSLGDDVSWVGVDSSPNQLAANPHRPVVLADMGALPFHDNTFAEVTHLWCLYHVTEPRRAVAEAARVLRPGGTYYACTSSRRNDPELMPEGYPATTFDAEDAAEIVGTAFADVSVEHWNRAFFPIETREELRAYCRHHYVPADRAERPDLPLWLTKRGCLVRAVKG; this comes from the coding sequence ATGAGCGCCCTGCCGCCCGACTACGACTCCGAGCCGTGCCGGTGGCAGGGCTGGCGATCGAGCCGGGACGTGCACGACCTCATCGCTCCGGAGCTGCACGGTCCCGTCCTCGACATCGGATGCGGCGAAGGCAGGCTCGCGTCCTCGCTCGGCGACGACGTCTCGTGGGTCGGCGTCGACTCGTCACCGAACCAGCTGGCGGCGAATCCGCACCGGCCGGTGGTGCTGGCGGACATGGGGGCGCTTCCCTTCCACGACAACACCTTCGCCGAAGTGACCCATCTGTGGTGCCTCTACCACGTCACCGAGCCGAGGCGCGCGGTCGCCGAGGCGGCTCGCGTGCTCCGCCCCGGCGGCACCTACTACGCCTGCACCTCGTCGCGGCGCAACGACCCCGAACTCATGCCGGAGGGCTACCCCGCCACGACGTTCGACGCCGAGGACGCGGCCGAAATCGTGGGCACCGCGTTCGCGGACGTCTCCGTCGAACACTGGAACCGAGCGTTCTTCCCGATCGAAACGCGGGAAGAACTTCGAGCGTACTGCCGTCACCACTACGTGCCCGCCGACCGGGCGGAACGGCCGGACCTGCCGCTGTGGCTGACGAAGCGGGGCTGCCTCGTCCGGGCCGTGAAGGGGTAG